A stretch of DNA from Anopheles nili chromosome 2, idAnoNiliSN_F5_01, whole genome shotgun sequence:
GAGTAATATGCATGGGTTGTACATGTAATTCAAAAGGTACACATTATCCATACCtcaaatattttcttttctggtGAGCAGCTAATTGATATACCCAAAATTCGTTGAAGGTTGCTAAACTGTtcataaaattttttcttaggttttgaaaaattatctaaaattaaaccataTACAGTTATATATGTTTTTGGTTTCTTATAGAGTACGTGCATACCTTGCGAAGGAatcgtgttttgttgttgtggaaCAATTCgattcttttttaatttgtattcattttcGATGGCACTATAGAGTTTGCATGAGAGCGCATTCAAATCATTCGAAGCACTtagtttttggttttctttctcagCAATACTTGCCTTCAGCTCATGTGCCTTGTTCAGTAGCTCTTGCAAATAATTTTGAGTTAAtatattatcattattatctgaaaaataatcaaaatttttaAGGCAAATGTTGAACTCTACcgttgtttgaaattttcgtGCGATGACAAATACAACTGTATCTTATTGTCATTTACCTGTTTTATTTATAGAAGTATCCATGATGAACAATTTATTTGGTTGTAACCTTGTATTCTTTGATAAAACTccaaataattttcaaatcgGTTTTTGTACAAGCATACACAACTTAAAACCTCCGCGTTCAAAAATAACATACTTCTACTGTCAGTTGCTGATTTTGAATTGTAAATAATAAACTGTCAGAATAATACGCTGACGAAACGGGCGAAATCGGTTAGGTTTATAGCTTGACGTAGGATTTAAATGTAATGATCTATTTATGGCAAGcctaaatttattcaattgctTGCTTTGATTAGCACAATTAAATTGTTATAGATATTTATTAGCAAATTTCAGCCTGACtataattattattcaaacTTCTTTTTAACTGGTCTTTTATATAGTGCTCGATTCAACTACTGATTTAAGTATTTCTATGGAACtatcaaaatattttcatacatTTCCATGGTTAATTGTTTTACAATGTGTACAGAGTGGTCACACTCTTTCAATGTACTTCCGCTGTTCTTAAGTCcggttgaaaaacaaatccagtACATTCTCAAATTAATACAAATATCTAACAATTTTCCTTATGTTTAGAAAGCTGCACTAAAGCTGGGTGGTTGGTGCACATGCGGAATGTGCTGTAATAGCGCATGTGCATAAAATGCGGGAAATTCCCATTGCTTTACagcacatatacacacacgcataagCTATCGACGGTGTGCTCAAACAGGTTTATCTCCGAtggagcgtttgtttgttggatCGAATCGGCCGCGAACTGCGTAGTCCGGGCCGTCTTCCTTGGAAGGGGCACAGTTTAACAACGCTACTACATCGGTCAACATGCGTGTGTCCGAAACGTCGCttccttttcgcttccttttgctAACGATGCTGGGCTTTTGGTCTTCCTCTAGCGCCCAGCGACTGCCACTGAATAGGGGTGACTTCGTATTTCCTGAACTGAACGAGCTCACGATCGGTGATCCCTGCACGATTGAGCCATCTTCGCAACCAAACGGAATCACTTACGCCCGCGATGGCATTTGCCGACGGGTGCGTGAATGCGCCTCCTTCGTGCCCCGTATAATTCTGGAACCGTTTGACATCCGGCgtgacgtttgttttttcgaagTGCATGATCCAGTAGTGTGTTGTATCGATTTGCCCGTGTCCGGTAACGATCTGCAATTTCAGATCTTGCGCAAACGACTGGCTGTGCCAGTTCTCGACGATACTAACATGATACAGTAGTTATTCCATAAAGTGTGTGCGTTGAAGTAAAAAGCATGGATACGTTAATAGcaacatgaaagaaaaatatattgttAACATTATTAGATAGATAGTCtttttaaacataaataaGTTGTAATGTTTGCTAATAAGTACAATAAATGCCATATAAAGTCATACACGCAATATTTTTATGAGAAagttattgttttctttccgaaCAATATAATTTTAACTGATTCGGTACCATGAAAGTAAAGGTTCATGATAGACAGAACGATGAGAAAGGCAAAACGATGATCAGTTTTTAAGGGGTCATCATAATTTAACATACCCGCTTTCCCATTTATTTGATACGCTTATCATCAACGCTCATGCCGTCTGACCGTCAGTTGAATGTTACTCGCGTATTGGGTGGAACGTCTTTAGTTTAGCATAGTAATAGTTTCTTGCAACGAAACATGCCATTTAACATCGCGAaagtgctgttgctggtgctaaTCGTATTCCATGCGAATGCGAAAATCATAAATGAGAATGCCTCtgaaaaaat
This window harbors:
- the LOC128721132 gene encoding uncharacterized protein LOC128721132: MDTSINKTDNNDNILTQNYLQELLNKAHELKASIAEKENQKLSASNDLNALSCKLYSAIENEYKLKKNRIVPQQQNTIPSQDNFSKPKKKFYEQFSNLQRILGISISCSPEKKIFEIMFNDIHRTKVYFAYTDKGITLERMHPYRENIETIQSILRETGDLIGFLSVLNKKLANA
- the LOC128721143 gene encoding uncharacterized protein LOC128721143, which codes for MLGFWSSSSAQRLPLNRGDFVFPELNELTIGDPCTIEPSSQPNGITYARDGICRRVRECASFVPRIILEPFDIRRDVCFFEVHDPVVCCIDLPVSGNDLQFQILRKRLAVPVLDDTNMIQ